In a genomic window of Sphingomonas lutea:
- a CDS encoding DUF2975 domain-containing protein: MWATIILMASLYAAARFGVDTGTVRLERHQSGLDTPAARAIGDVSMVLLIAALIRLTQMLGRIARGELFSAGVVAAFRSFAFWLLLMALIGLIAPPAAQLAQAALGGPPRIEMRIDFRAVLTVGVTLVLFLIARLLERARGIDEENRAFV, encoded by the coding sequence GTGTGGGCGACGATCATCCTGATGGCGTCGCTTTATGCCGCTGCCCGATTCGGCGTCGACACCGGCACGGTGCGGCTGGAACGCCACCAATCCGGGCTCGATACGCCCGCGGCGCGTGCAATCGGGGACGTCTCGATGGTTCTGCTGATCGCCGCGCTGATCCGCCTGACCCAGATGTTGGGCCGGATCGCGCGCGGCGAACTGTTTTCAGCCGGCGTCGTCGCCGCGTTCCGAAGCTTCGCCTTCTGGCTGCTGCTCATGGCGCTGATCGGCCTGATTGCGCCGCCCGCAGCCCAGCTTGCCCAGGCCGCGCTTGGCGGTCCGCCCCGGATCGAGATGCGGATCGATTTCCGCGCCGTCCTTACCGTGGGCGTGACGCTCGTGCTGTTCCTCATCGCGCGGTTGCTCGAGCGTGCGCGCGGTATCGACGAAGAAAATCGGGCATTCGTCTGA
- a CDS encoding aspartyl protease family protein, with amino-acid sequence MKKLSIILASLALASAGGLTLAHAQQIAPPRVTFMAQSHTVPFELYRGNRIFAAAELNGHPTPVILDTGASATTIDAAYARSIGLPPGRKIQGQGAGGAVDAELVSGVTLEIGGMRFEDMTVGVIDLSLVSRGIGRPVNVILGREFFNSAVVSLDWAGRTLTVNSHASFRPAAAAAELKLSRKGPFNTIPVAVAGDKPIQALLDLGNGGNLSLPRTYWGARADLSRLRYAESRMGGVGGLHAARVTVLPAVGLGNRTFANVPATLSDSGNDHDPEKMANVGIGLLKQFHVDLDLGRDRIYLTPRRDAPSFERDRSGTRLELVGNRLRVAFVSPQGPAAAAGLKEGDEIVAVDGRQVTASYYQGADWTRGRAGKSVLLERADGSRVTVTLRDYY; translated from the coding sequence GTGAAGAAACTGTCGATCATCCTTGCCAGCCTCGCGCTTGCTTCGGCCGGCGGCCTGACCCTTGCCCACGCGCAGCAGATCGCGCCGCCGAGGGTGACGTTCATGGCGCAATCGCACACCGTTCCGTTCGAACTGTATCGCGGCAACCGGATTTTTGCCGCTGCGGAGCTCAATGGGCATCCGACTCCGGTGATCCTCGATACCGGCGCAAGCGCGACGACGATCGACGCGGCCTATGCGCGTTCGATCGGCCTGCCGCCGGGCCGCAAGATCCAGGGACAGGGTGCCGGCGGCGCGGTCGACGCGGAACTCGTGTCCGGCGTTACCCTCGAAATCGGCGGGATGCGGTTTGAAGACATGACGGTCGGCGTCATCGACCTGTCGCTGGTGTCGCGCGGCATCGGCCGTCCGGTCAACGTCATCCTCGGCCGGGAATTCTTCAATTCGGCAGTCGTGTCGCTCGACTGGGCCGGGCGGACCCTGACGGTCAATTCGCACGCGTCGTTCAGGCCTGCAGCCGCCGCTGCGGAGCTCAAATTGTCGCGCAAGGGGCCGTTCAACACGATTCCCGTGGCTGTCGCCGGGGACAAGCCGATCCAGGCACTGCTTGACCTCGGCAATGGCGGCAACTTGTCGTTGCCCCGAACCTATTGGGGCGCGCGCGCGGATCTTTCGCGCTTGCGCTACGCCGAAAGCCGCATGGGCGGGGTCGGCGGCCTGCATGCGGCCCGGGTAACTGTCCTTCCGGCGGTGGGCCTGGGCAACCGCACGTTCGCCAACGTCCCTGCAACCCTGTCCGACTCCGGCAACGATCACGACCCTGAAAAGATGGCCAATGTCGGCATCGGCTTGCTCAAGCAGTTCCACGTCGATCTCGATCTCGGCCGCGACCGCATCTACCTGACCCCGCGGCGCGATGCCCCGAGCTTCGAGCGCGACCGCTCGGGCACGAGGCTTGAGCTGGTCGGGAATCGGCTGCGCGTCGCGTTCGTCTCGCCCCAGGGGCCGGCCGCAGCGGCAGGTCTGAAAGAAGGCGATGAGATTGTCGCCGTCGACGGCCGTCAGGTCACCGCTTCTTATTATCAGGGTGCCGACTGGACGCGCGGCCGCGCCGGCAAGTCCGTGCTGCTGGAGCGCGCCGACGGCAGCCGGGTCACGGTGACGCTCCGCGACTATTACTGA
- a CDS encoding complex I NDUFA9 subunit family protein, giving the protein MIDLKEELVTVFGGGGFIGRYVCESLLRAGARVRVAQRDPRKAHFLQPLAQVGQIGFVSADTRRRDTIAGAIRGATAVINLPGVFGKQMWSVHVEGARNVAEVAAANGVSALVQMSAIGADSAGVSDYARSKGEGEAAVRAAFPNATIIRPSLVFGPEDQLTNRFAAMGRLPLLPVLAAATKFQPVYVRDLAKAIAIAASNPRAHAGKTYEIAGPQPMSMIDLHRQIFALSGQNPDLIELPNIAGKFLSMFGWLPGAPLTADQWKMLQQDNVPSGRQPGLEAFGIEATPLAAVGAEWLGRFNRGGRFAGHRASATAAN; this is encoded by the coding sequence ATGATCGACCTCAAGGAAGAGCTGGTCACCGTCTTTGGCGGCGGCGGCTTTATTGGCCGCTACGTCTGCGAGAGCCTGCTTCGCGCCGGTGCGCGGGTCCGTGTTGCCCAGCGCGACCCTCGGAAGGCGCATTTTCTGCAGCCGCTTGCCCAGGTGGGGCAGATCGGCTTCGTCAGTGCCGATACGCGGCGTCGTGACACGATCGCCGGCGCGATCCGCGGCGCGACGGCGGTGATCAACCTCCCGGGCGTCTTCGGCAAGCAGATGTGGAGCGTCCACGTCGAAGGCGCACGCAATGTGGCCGAGGTCGCGGCCGCGAATGGCGTCAGCGCCTTGGTGCAAATGTCTGCGATCGGCGCCGACTCCGCCGGCGTTTCCGATTATGCGCGCAGTAAGGGGGAGGGCGAGGCCGCGGTGCGCGCCGCTTTTCCGAACGCTACGATCATCCGGCCATCGCTGGTGTTCGGGCCGGAGGATCAGCTGACCAATCGCTTCGCTGCAATGGGTCGGCTGCCGCTGCTGCCGGTGCTTGCGGCAGCGACGAAATTCCAGCCTGTCTACGTGCGCGACCTGGCCAAGGCGATCGCCATCGCGGCGAGCAATCCTCGCGCGCACGCCGGCAAGACCTATGAAATCGCCGGACCCCAGCCCATGAGCATGATCGACCTGCATCGGCAGATTTTTGCGTTGTCGGGGCAGAACCCTGACCTCATCGAGCTGCCAAACATCGCGGGCAAGTTTCTTTCCATGTTCGGTTGGCTGCCCGGAGCGCCGCTGACCGCTGATCAATGGAAGATGCTTCAGCAGGACAATGTGCCGTCGGGCAGGCAACCGGGGCTGGAAGCGTTCGGCATAGAGGCCACGCCGCTCGCCGCCGTGGGCGCGGAATGGCTCGGCCGGTTCAATCGCGGAGGCCGCTTCGCCGGTCACCGCGCCAGCGCAACCGCGGCCAACTAG
- a CDS encoding undecaprenyl-diphosphate phosphatase, whose translation MPILWLVIILGIVEGVTEYLPVSSTGHLILATELLGFRADEWAVFNIAIQPGAILAIVVLYWRTFWEVLKGMFERSPDAWRFVRNVLVAFTPAVVLGLALGDAIETMLANAVIVAWALIIGGIAILVIERLVKPKESGGVSNLTLRQSASIGLVQCLAMIPGVSRSGATILGAMSLGIDRKTAAEFSFFLAVPTLAGATTLQLFKHWDEIPTGQLQWIGLGSLVSFVVAWVVVKGFLAIVTRYGFAPFGWYRIVAGTAAVVWLTLR comes from the coding sequence ATGCCCATCCTCTGGTTGGTTATCATCCTCGGCATCGTCGAGGGCGTCACCGAATATCTGCCCGTCTCCTCGACCGGCCACCTCATCCTCGCCACCGAGCTGCTCGGCTTCCGCGCCGACGAATGGGCGGTGTTCAACATCGCCATCCAGCCGGGCGCGATCCTCGCCATCGTCGTCCTCTACTGGCGCACCTTCTGGGAGGTGCTGAAGGGGATGTTCGAGCGCAGCCCCGATGCGTGGCGGTTCGTGCGCAACGTCCTTGTCGCCTTCACGCCCGCCGTCGTCCTCGGCCTGGCGCTTGGCGACGCGATCGAAACGATGCTGGCCAATGCGGTCATCGTCGCCTGGGCGCTGATCATCGGCGGGATCGCCATCTTGGTGATCGAACGGCTGGTGAAGCCGAAGGAAAGCGGCGGGGTCTCGAACCTAACACTGCGCCAATCGGCGTCGATCGGCCTCGTCCAGTGCCTGGCGATGATTCCTGGGGTCAGCCGCTCGGGCGCGACGATCCTCGGCGCGATGAGCCTCGGCATCGACCGCAAGACCGCGGCGGAATTCAGCTTCTTCCTCGCCGTGCCCACGCTGGCGGGCGCGACCACGCTGCAATTGTTCAAGCATTGGGACGAAATCCCGACCGGCCAGCTGCAGTGGATCGGGCTCGGCAGCCTCGTCTCCTTCGTCGTCGCCTGGGTGGTGGTGAAAGGCTTTCTGGCGATCGTTACCCGCTATGGCTTCGCGCCATTCGGCTGGTATCGCATCGTCGCCGGCACCGCCGCTGTGGTCTGGCTAACGCTTCGCTAG
- a CDS encoding glutathione S-transferase family protein produces the protein MWQLFQFPLCPFSRKVRLVLAEKGVGHELVRENPWEKRDEFVDLNPAGETPVMVDADQGITLIGSQPIVEYLDETVDRMPMVHGNAALRAEIRRMTEWFDIKLYREVVEPLMNERMRKRLVSRESPDTRVLREAMRIASEHLDYIDYLLDHRRWLAGPGLSLADFTAAAHLSVIDYLGALDWRGHKQTQDWYAVMKSRPCFRPLLGERMEVIVPPGHYDKVDF, from the coding sequence ATGTGGCAGCTCTTCCAATTCCCCCTGTGCCCTTTCTCCCGCAAGGTCCGGCTCGTCCTCGCCGAGAAGGGCGTCGGGCATGAGCTGGTGCGCGAGAATCCGTGGGAGAAGCGCGACGAGTTCGTCGACCTGAACCCCGCGGGCGAAACGCCGGTGATGGTCGACGCCGACCAGGGGATTACGCTGATCGGGTCGCAGCCGATCGTCGAATATCTCGACGAGACGGTCGACCGCATGCCGATGGTCCACGGCAATGCCGCGCTTCGCGCCGAAATCCGCCGAATGACCGAATGGTTCGACATCAAGCTCTATCGCGAAGTGGTCGAGCCGCTGATGAACGAACGGATGCGCAAGCGCCTGGTCAGCCGCGAAAGCCCCGACACGCGCGTGCTGCGGGAGGCGATGCGGATCGCGTCCGAGCATCTCGATTATATCGATTATCTGCTCGACCACCGCCGCTGGCTAGCGGGACCGGGGCTGAGCCTCGCCGACTTTACCGCCGCCGCGCATCTGAGCGTGATCGATTATCTCGGCGCGCTCGACTGGCGCGGGCACAAGCAGACCCAGGATTGGTACGCGGTAATGAAGTCTCGGCCGTGCTTCCGGCCGCTGCTGGGGGAGCGGATGGAAGTGATCGTGCCGCCGGGGCATTACGACAAGGTGGATTTTTAG
- the ubiG gene encoding bifunctional 2-polyprenyl-6-hydroxyphenol methylase/3-demethylubiquinol 3-O-methyltransferase UbiG, which translates to MAETSILPREVEQFGKLAADWWDPKGSSAMLHKLNPVRLGYIRDQIDRHWQVDEHLRRPLEGKSALDVGCGAGLLAEPLARMGAKVTAIDATPEVIAVARDHAAGQGLEIDYRQGDVQALDGQYDLVTCLEVIEHVADPAAFLRALAARLAPDGLLILSTPNATGWSKLMMITLAEGLGQIPRGTHDFDKFISPERMKTLLADAGLECVDVEGIAWSPSRGLHLSDDVRLNYLVAAVRA; encoded by the coding sequence ATGGCCGAAACAAGCATCCTGCCACGCGAGGTCGAACAGTTCGGCAAGCTCGCAGCGGATTGGTGGGACCCGAAGGGCTCGTCAGCGATGCTGCATAAGCTCAACCCGGTGCGGCTCGGCTACATCCGCGACCAGATCGACCGGCACTGGCAGGTGGACGAGCATCTGCGGCGGCCACTCGAAGGCAAGAGCGCGCTCGACGTTGGCTGCGGCGCGGGCCTGCTGGCCGAGCCGCTTGCACGGATGGGCGCGAAGGTCACCGCGATTGACGCCACGCCCGAGGTGATCGCGGTGGCGCGCGACCATGCGGCGGGGCAAGGGTTGGAGATCGACTACCGGCAGGGCGACGTGCAGGCGCTTGACGGCCAATATGACCTCGTCACCTGCCTCGAGGTCATCGAGCATGTCGCCGATCCCGCTGCCTTCCTGAGGGCGCTTGCGGCGCGGCTGGCGCCGGACGGGTTGCTGATCCTGTCGACGCCCAACGCCACCGGCTGGTCGAAGCTGATGATGATCACGCTCGCCGAAGGCCTCGGCCAGATCCCGCGCGGCACGCATGATTTCGACAAGTTTATCTCGCCCGAGCGGATGAAGACGCTGCTCGCGGATGCGGGGTTGGAGTGCGTCGACGTGGAGGGCATTGCCTGGTCACCGTCGCGGGGGCTGCATCTCAGCGATGATGTGCGGTTGAATTATCTGGTAGCGGCGGTGCGCGCTTGA
- a CDS encoding aspartate kinase, with protein sequence MPRIVMKFGGTSMAGIERIRSVAARVRREAEAGNQVLVVVSAMAGETDRLVQLCREAAALHDPTEYDVVVASGEQVTAGLLAMTLQGMGVNARSFMGWQLVRASGVHGNARVEAVEGATLDEALRNGTVAVIPGFQGVSDDGRLATLGRGGSDTSAVAIAAGLKADRCDIYTDVDGVYTTDPRIVPRARKLTQVTFEEMLELAGVGAKVLQVRSVGLAMREKLPLRVLSAFEDLPGTDIVAELSGANMERNEIAGIAADRNEARITLTGVPDKPGTVAQVIAPLAEAGLSLDMIVHAATPNTGSSDLTFTVPRASLSQAMAVIEQRKGEIGYAELIHDDAVAKVSIVGVGIRSNPQLAARMFDVLAERQINLHAVSTSEIKVSALIAESELDLAVRMLHSAFGLDAEQSA encoded by the coding sequence CTGCCCCGTATCGTAATGAAGTTCGGCGGAACGTCGATGGCGGGTATCGAGCGCATCCGCAGTGTCGCCGCGCGTGTCCGGCGCGAGGCCGAGGCGGGCAATCAGGTGCTGGTGGTGGTTTCCGCGATGGCCGGGGAGACCGACCGGCTGGTGCAGCTCTGCCGCGAGGCCGCCGCGCTGCATGATCCGACCGAATATGACGTCGTGGTCGCCTCGGGCGAGCAGGTGACCGCAGGCCTGCTGGCGATGACGCTGCAAGGCATGGGCGTGAACGCGCGCAGCTTCATGGGCTGGCAATTGGTGCGGGCATCGGGAGTCCACGGCAATGCGCGGGTCGAGGCGGTCGAGGGCGCCACGCTCGATGAGGCGCTGCGTAATGGCACAGTCGCGGTCATCCCCGGCTTCCAGGGCGTGTCCGACGACGGGCGGCTGGCGACGCTTGGCCGCGGCGGGTCGGACACCAGCGCGGTGGCCATCGCCGCGGGGCTGAAGGCCGACCGCTGCGACATCTACACCGACGTCGACGGCGTCTACACCACCGATCCGCGGATCGTGCCGCGCGCGCGCAAGCTGACCCAGGTGACGTTCGAGGAAATGCTCGAGCTTGCGGGCGTCGGCGCCAAGGTGCTGCAGGTGCGCTCGGTCGGGCTGGCGATGCGCGAGAAACTGCCGCTGCGCGTGCTGTCGGCCTTCGAGGATTTGCCCGGCACCGACATCGTCGCCGAGCTTTCAGGAGCGAACATGGAACGCAATGAGATCGCGGGCATCGCCGCCGACCGCAACGAGGCGCGGATCACGCTGACCGGCGTCCCCGACAAGCCCGGCACCGTCGCGCAGGTGATCGCGCCGCTGGCCGAAGCCGGGCTGTCGCTCGACATGATCGTCCACGCCGCGACGCCCAACACCGGGTCGTCCGACCTGACCTTCACCGTTCCACGCGCCAGCCTGTCGCAGGCGATGGCGGTGATCGAGCAGCGTAAAGGCGAGATCGGCTATGCCGAGCTGATCCACGACGATGCGGTCGCCAAGGTCAGCATCGTCGGCGTCGGCATCCGCTCCAACCCGCAGCTCGCGGCGCGGATGTTCGACGTTCTGGCCGAGCGGCAGATCAACCTTCACGCGGTCTCGACCAGCGAGATCAAGGTCAGCGCGCTGATCGCCGAAAGCGAGCTCGATCTGGCGGTGCGGATGCTGCACTCGGCGTTCGGCCTCGACGCGGAGCAATCGGCGTGA
- a CDS encoding NAD(P)H-dependent flavin oxidoreductase, whose amino-acid sequence MHRGTDFLGCEVAIMGGAMSWVSERNLVSAISNAGGFGVIACGAMTPELLDTEIAETKKRTAKPFGVNLITMHPMLAELIDVCAKHEVSHVVLAGGLPPGWAIEKIKANGAKLMGFAPALALAKKLMRSGVDALVIEGMEAGGHIGPVSTSVLAQEILPHVCHDIPVFIAGGIGRGEAVAAYLEMGAVGVQIGTRLVCAHESIAHASFKKAFLRASARDAILSVQIDPRLPVIPVRALKNKETERFAAKQREVADLLDSGALEMAEAQLQIEHYWAGALRRAVIDGDVETGSVMAGQSVGMVTREEPVAAILKELVDEAAAALESRG is encoded by the coding sequence ATGCACCGCGGCACCGACTTCCTCGGCTGCGAGGTCGCGATCATGGGCGGGGCAATGAGCTGGGTCAGTGAGCGCAACCTCGTCTCGGCAATCAGTAACGCCGGCGGTTTCGGCGTGATCGCCTGCGGCGCCATGACGCCCGAGCTGCTGGATACGGAAATTGCCGAGACCAAAAAGCGCACCGCCAAGCCGTTCGGCGTCAACCTCATCACTATGCATCCGATGCTGGCGGAATTGATCGACGTTTGCGCGAAGCATGAGGTCAGCCACGTCGTGCTCGCCGGCGGACTTCCGCCGGGCTGGGCGATCGAGAAGATCAAGGCGAACGGCGCCAAATTGATGGGCTTCGCCCCCGCGCTTGCGCTGGCCAAGAAATTGATGCGTTCGGGCGTCGATGCCCTGGTGATCGAGGGGATGGAGGCGGGCGGTCATATCGGGCCGGTCTCGACCTCGGTCCTCGCGCAGGAAATCCTGCCCCACGTCTGCCACGACATTCCGGTGTTCATCGCCGGCGGGATTGGGCGCGGGGAGGCGGTTGCGGCCTATCTCGAAATGGGCGCGGTCGGGGTGCAGATCGGGACACGCCTGGTCTGTGCGCATGAAAGCATCGCCCACGCCAGCTTCAAGAAAGCGTTCCTCCGCGCCTCGGCGCGCGACGCGATCCTGTCGGTGCAGATCGATCCGCGGCTGCCCGTCATTCCGGTGCGCGCGCTCAAGAACAAGGAAACCGAACGCTTCGCCGCCAAGCAGCGCGAGGTCGCCGATCTGCTCGACAGCGGCGCGCTGGAGATGGCCGAAGCGCAGTTGCAGATCGAACATTATTGGGCGGGTGCACTGCGCCGCGCGGTGATCGACGGCGATGTCGAAACAGGTAGCGTGATGGCCGGTCAGTCGGTCGGCATGGTCACGCGCGAGGAACCGGTTGCGGCGATTCTCAAGGAGCTGGTCGATGAAGCCGCAGCAGCGCTCGAAAGCCGCGGCTGA
- a CDS encoding helix-turn-helix transcriptional regulator, producing MKLTADLIYEAAIDDELFAQFPAIISTALEARSCTLHWRDSAGTAGVAGHSGYFSDADMADYAFNFAAHDLWTDAGMRAGFVNRAWNTSGLVPLDEYARSIFYNEWIRAIGDDTYYCCGSVMRTSEGFGMIGLHRGRTQSDFSPETLAELNAHVDHLRRMFTIRGRLSHLADRNDLLSAIFESPRQAAFLVGGDARLVMANAQADTLLARRKYLRLRGGKLEPASDAGQSVFEAALAAAHAPADRRASSCLLRGNDGTFVTAAMTPIVGKRSASAVLVTIEAPAIAAHGVVVSRHLQDAFGLSAAEADIAIRLAEGDTITEIGERRRSAPGTVRTQVKHILSKMHARRQGDVVRIVGRIAAGRPVGNDLR from the coding sequence GTGAAGCTGACCGCCGACCTGATCTACGAAGCCGCGATCGACGATGAATTGTTCGCGCAATTCCCGGCCATCATTTCGACGGCGCTTGAAGCGCGCAGCTGCACCCTCCACTGGCGCGATTCGGCGGGGACTGCGGGGGTGGCCGGGCATTCGGGATATTTCTCCGACGCGGACATGGCGGATTACGCTTTCAACTTCGCCGCGCACGACTTGTGGACCGACGCCGGCATGCGCGCAGGTTTCGTCAACCGCGCATGGAACACGTCCGGCCTCGTCCCGCTCGACGAATATGCGCGCAGCATTTTCTACAATGAGTGGATCCGGGCGATCGGCGACGACACTTATTATTGCTGCGGCTCGGTGATGCGCACGAGCGAAGGCTTTGGCATGATCGGCCTTCACCGTGGCCGCACGCAAAGCGATTTTAGCCCCGAAACGCTCGCCGAACTCAATGCGCATGTCGATCATCTGCGGCGGATGTTCACGATCCGCGGGCGCCTGTCGCATCTGGCCGACCGCAATGACTTGCTTAGCGCGATCTTCGAATCCCCGCGCCAGGCGGCCTTCCTGGTCGGCGGCGATGCGCGGCTGGTCATGGCCAACGCCCAGGCCGACACCCTGTTGGCGCGCCGCAAATATCTGCGCCTGCGTGGCGGAAAGCTGGAGCCAGCAAGCGATGCGGGACAGTCGGTGTTCGAAGCGGCGCTCGCCGCCGCCCACGCGCCTGCGGATCGCCGCGCGTCGTCCTGCCTGCTGCGCGGGAACGATGGCACGTTCGTCACTGCCGCGATGACCCCGATCGTCGGCAAGCGGTCCGCATCGGCGGTGCTGGTCACGATCGAGGCGCCGGCGATCGCGGCGCACGGGGTAGTGGTTTCGCGCCATCTTCAGGACGCGTTTGGGCTATCGGCGGCGGAAGCTGACATCGCCATCCGGCTGGCCGAGGGCGATACGATCACTGAAATCGGCGAGCGGCGGCGCTCGGCCCCGGGCACGGTGCGGACGCAGGTCAAGCATATCTTGTCCAAGATGCACGCGCGACGCCAAGGTGATGTCGTGCGGATTGTCGGCCGGATCGCTGCCGGACGGCCGGTCGGCAACGACCTTCGCTAG
- the ptsP gene encoding phosphoenolpyruvate--protein phosphotransferase, whose amino-acid sequence MPLTASTAAREILTGLHEVMAKRGSAQVKLDQVVDLIAGKMASEVCSIYLLRDNKLELFATHGLRKEAVHVTRLGMGEGLVGTIAAEGRILNLDEAADHPGFVYRPETGEERYHSFAGVPIVRLESPIGVLAVQHADPRRYEEVEIEALQTVAMVLSEMIAGARLVDGARRGRLRSAGPLRLSGLRLVAGMAKGEAVFHEPRVVVEHTVAEDTEAERERVYGAFRKMREQIDNMTREAEFGIAGEHQEILETYRMFAYDEGWSRRINEAIDSGLTAEAAIERVQQRTRARMREIDDPLLQERMHDLEDLSNRLLRIVSGRMGTAAQTGLTRDTVLIARNLGPAEILEYDRRRLKGVLLEEGSLTSHMTIVARAIGVPVIGRLPDIRHSVQEGEQILVDGDNGSIIIRPNRALTTGFEHRMALSQKRRAEFAAVRNLPAKTRDGVEIGVMVNAGLAEDAVALAASGADGIGLFRTEFQFLISATLPGRDRQLRLYTKVLEAAGDKPVIFRTVDIGGDKALPYLADVHDEAENPAMGWRALRLSLDRSTLMKAQARALIEASAGKVLRVMFPMISEPWEYEEARALLEEQLEWARQGHRKLPKRVEYGAMLEVPSLAEMLDQLLPRIDFLSIGTNDLTQFLFAADRSDPRLAERYDWLSPAILRFLKRVLDAARAANVPVRICGEMAGRPLEAMALIGIGAENVSITPAAVGPIKAMVRSIDTAEVRARLDAVLAKPPRDMRKALADWARRHSVTIS is encoded by the coding sequence ATGCCCCTGACCGCCTCCACCGCTGCCCGGGAAATCCTCACCGGCCTGCACGAAGTGATGGCCAAGCGCGGCTCGGCGCAGGTCAAGCTCGACCAGGTGGTCGACCTCATCGCCGGCAAGATGGCGAGCGAAGTGTGCTCCATCTACCTGCTGCGCGACAATAAGCTCGAGCTGTTCGCGACTCATGGCCTGCGCAAGGAAGCAGTGCACGTCACGCGGCTGGGCATGGGCGAAGGCCTGGTCGGCACGATCGCCGCCGAAGGGCGCATCCTCAACCTCGACGAGGCGGCCGATCATCCCGGCTTCGTCTATCGGCCGGAAACGGGGGAGGAGCGCTACCACAGCTTTGCCGGCGTCCCCATCGTGCGGCTCGAAAGCCCGATCGGCGTGCTTGCCGTCCAGCACGCCGATCCGCGCCGCTACGAAGAGGTCGAGATCGAAGCGCTGCAGACCGTGGCGATGGTCCTGTCGGAAATGATCGCCGGTGCACGCCTCGTCGATGGCGCGCGCCGCGGCCGCTTGCGCAGTGCCGGGCCGCTGCGCCTGTCAGGCCTGCGATTGGTCGCCGGCATGGCCAAGGGCGAAGCGGTGTTCCACGAGCCGCGCGTCGTCGTCGAACATACCGTCGCCGAGGACACCGAGGCCGAGCGCGAGCGCGTCTACGGCGCGTTCCGCAAGATGCGCGAGCAGATCGACAATATGACTCGCGAGGCGGAGTTCGGGATCGCCGGCGAGCATCAGGAGATCCTCGAGACCTACCGCATGTTCGCCTACGACGAAGGCTGGTCGCGACGCATCAACGAGGCGATCGACAGCGGCCTCACCGCCGAAGCGGCGATCGAGCGCGTTCAGCAGCGCACCCGGGCCCGCATGCGCGAAATCGACGATCCGCTGCTGCAGGAGCGGATGCACGATCTCGAGGATCTGTCCAACCGCCTGCTGCGCATCGTCTCGGGCCGGATGGGCACGGCCGCGCAAACCGGGCTGACGCGCGACACCGTGCTCATCGCCCGCAACCTCGGGCCGGCGGAGATCCTCGAATATGATCGCCGCCGCTTAAAGGGCGTCCTGCTCGAGGAAGGTTCGCTGACCAGCCACATGACCATCGTTGCGCGCGCCATCGGCGTGCCGGTGATCGGGCGGCTGCCCGACATCCGCCACAGCGTCCAGGAAGGCGAGCAGATCCTGGTCGACGGCGACAATGGCAGCATCATCATCCGCCCCAATCGCGCGCTGACGACCGGCTTCGAACATCGCATGGCCTTGAGCCAGAAGCGCCGGGCCGAATTCGCCGCGGTCAGGAACCTGCCCGCCAAGACCCGGGATGGGGTGGAGATCGGCGTGATGGTCAACGCCGGCCTGGCCGAGGATGCGGTGGCGCTGGCGGCGAGCGGCGCCGACGGCATCGGCCTGTTCCGGACCGAATTCCAGTTCCTCATTTCCGCCACGCTTCCCGGCCGCGACCGCCAGCTGCGCCTCTATACCAAGGTGCTCGAAGCGGCAGGCGACAAGCCGGTCATCTTCCGCACGGTCGACATCGGCGGCGACAAGGCGCTGCCGTATCTCGCCGATGTGCACGACGAGGCGGAAAACCCGGCCATGGGGTGGCGTGCGCTGCGCCTGTCGCTCGATCGTTCGACCTTGATGAAGGCGCAGGCGCGCGCGTTGATCGAGGCATCCGCGGGCAAGGTCCTGCGCGTGATGTTCCCGATGATCTCCGAACCCTGGGAGTATGAGGAAGCACGCGCGCTGCTCGAAGAACAATTGGAATGGGCGCGGCAGGGTCATCGCAAGCTGCCCAAGCGCGTCGAATATGGAGCGATGCTGGAAGTGCCGAGCCTTGCGGAAATGCTCGACCAGCTGCTGCCGCGGATCGACTTCCTGTCGATCGGCACCAACGACCTCACGCAGTTCCTTTTCGCCGCCGACCGCTCCGACCCGCGCCTGGCCGAACGCTACGACTGGCTCAGTCCCGCGATCCTGCGTTTCCTGAAACGCGTCCTGGATGCGGCGCGCGCTGCCAACGTGCCGGTCCGGATCTGCGGGGAGATGGCGGGGCGGCCTCTGGAGGCGATGGCATTGATCGGCATCGGCGCGGAAAATGTGTCGATCACACCCGCGGCGGTTGGCCCGATCAAGGCGATGGTCCGCTCGATCGATACCGCCGAAGTGCGTGCGCGGCTCGATGCCGTGCTGGCCAAGCCGCCGCGGGACATGCGCA